ACGATCGTATAGTGTCCAGACACCGAGAACCGTTCCCGTCTTTTATTAGAGTCAGTCAATTGGAGGCGAACGAAAGGCCTAGCAAACCGCGAGAATAATCGACCAACCCGTTCTTCCCTCTTCGATCGAATCTAGTCGCGTTTCCCGTCCTCCTGATTCGCGCGAGTCACGTCGAGTCCGGCGTTCTCGGATCTTCGCGATCGTCTTTGATTTTTTCTGCAGCAGTAAAAGCGGTGGTCTCTAGTTTCGGTAAGTGAAACGAGTGACACTCAGCCACACACGAGCCACTACCCGCTGAGGACAACGTTCGATCCTCGAAAGACTCGTTTGATCGACGATCAATAGCCTTTCGTCGATCGACGATCAATACTCTTTCACTCTGTCTGacaataaaatacagaaacacCCAACGAACATTCGCATTGTTCCCTCCCAGTTCGTATTAGGGCGTACGGCCAACGTAATCGTAACCGGATCTCGATAGAATCTCGTAAGAAATTTCGACGAGAGCGTCGGCAATCTTGTGAATATTTCTGATAAAAAACACGCGACAGGTTTAGAAGCGAGTGACTCGAGCATCATCGACGATCATTTCGGAAGACGGTCTGAGCCTCCGACGGGAAACAAACGGCCTTTATAGAAAAGCGTGGCGTAACAGTGACGCAACAAGCCTTTATAGCGTCGCCGTCGTAAAATTCTACCGCGTTGTCTATTTCGGGAGCGTCGTGGTTCACGTACTACGCGTCTGCTGCGCAAAAATTGTCTCTCGCGCCTTCATTTGACCCGCGAGCGTGCATCTTCGAACGCTCGACCGTTCTAGCTCGCGCTAGCAACGCTACGGGTTAGCCTCTGATCGATCCGATATCCTTCTCGATCGTCGCAGctagaaaacgaaagaacgtTCCGAATGGAAAAGCGAATAGCAAGACGCTTTGTATTTTAATGCAATTTGCGCTTTCAAGCGCATTTATTTATGATCTATCCATgacaaaatatatactattacgcgtTACTACTTTTAGATCCAAGTTTCGCTTCGGAGGATAAAAGTCTTTTTCGGAAGCAGTTAACGTTCgatgtttctttaaaatttcatcgagCCAGCGCTTCGGAGTATTATAGCAGACGGAATCGATCGTTCGGACTAAAAGCCGCGTACGAGAGCAATTTCGAAAATAGCGCGACGCTGTTGCAACGCGAAGATGAATGACGCGAATTCAGGTCACCGGAGCCGCGTTCATTCGTCAAAAATACTTAAACGAAAACCGAGCAACTTGGGCGATAAGTCGTGGAAACAGAGAGCTGCACGACTAGCATTCTGTTTAGGTCTTTGCACTTGACCGCTTCCCTGCTGCTACAGCGTTCTTCGCGTATCGACCGGTTCCAAAATGAGCCGCGACGATCGATTTCGAGCCTCGGAGACAGTTAAAAGCAAAGTTTCCACGCAAGGAATCGTAAAAGATAAACACGATGGTCGATGCAGCGTCGAAGGTTGGCTATTCTCGGAGCGATTATCGAAAAAAATGTATGCATCAACCTATTTCGCGTAAACACGCGGGCGCCTGCGCGACCGACATTCCATATAATACGATGGCAAGCTAAGATCGCAGCTTTTGTATTTAGCATTTTGTTTCCCCACTGACAATACTCGGTTCTTTACTCGACTCGTCTAAGTTTCACGTAAGATCAGAATGAATTTCGATCCGAGCAACGATACAAAATCTTTGATCCAAAGATTATTCGAGAGGGTCACGAAAGCGTGAACGAGCCGCAAGCTGGAAACGTGCTCGTTGAGCAAAAGATTCCATGCACCTGACACAAGGTGGAACGAAGGGTCGTCCTAGGAACAGTGGGAACGGCTGCAAAGTTCTCAGCGGTCTAATTCGGTCGGCTCGCGAAATGACTTCGTAGAGATCCGGTGGCACGCTTTTCTTCGACCATGGCACACACGTTCGATCATCGACCGAAATAACATTGGCATTGTTCCGTTTCCCTCCAGAAGAACCGGCTTTCGTGGCAATCGGGTCGACTAATTTCGACCCTTCGCCACGACCGTGGAATGTCGCGCCTTCTACGGCCGCATTTTCAGATCGATCCACGTTCTTCCATTTCGAACGAACGTCGATTCGATTCTTCTGGCTGTTCCGCGGAACCAACCGTGTACGATTTCTAGTCGATCCATGAGCGGAAGGGGTCAAGGTCCAACCACGACTGTTTGCCAAACCAACGATTCATAAACGAGAAATTAATTCCATGGTTCGTGACTAGAAAACCGTAACCTTGCAAATCCAACCGGGGAAGGAAGTTTGGAACTATATCGTGAAAACAACGCGACGAGCTCAGTTTCGCTGGCAGAAACGTTTCGTGAATCAGAATATTAATCGTCGCGACCCACTATTGTCGCTACGTTGTTTCAAGACGTTCCTCGATGTAAATACACAAGGAAACTAGATAGGACGAGGAGgacggaattttattttcgtcgatGATTTATTTACTCGTTCAAGTGCCAGGTGTGGACGAAATGAATCGACCATCGATCACACGGTCAGTCTTTCGCTCCATAGCAGCAGGAATCTCATGAGACGTCGAGATCTTCTTTCCGGCAGAGAGCGATAACCTTGCGCCTGCTTATCGTATCTTTGACGCTTTCCATTCAGAAGTCGTTCCACTCGATTAACTATACAAATTACACGAAAAATCCTGTCTAACGTTAGAAATAGATTCGATGAATTAAGTATCGAGAGAGGCAGAGGGCAAAGCTCTCGTTCGTTCCGTTGGATCCTCTTTTAGCTCCGGAAATAAAGATACTCATAATCCAAACAGCGCTCCTTCGATCATTGCGAAAGAAAAGCACACGGAATTGCTCCGTCCACTTCTTCGTATTTACACGACAGATCAAACGAACGTGACGCAGTCGTTTTGCATAACCAGCGGTGTTCTCTGTGCAGCAAACGTAATCGTAAATCAATTTACTCCACCGGATCGTGTTCGATAAATCGAGCTATGGAAACTGACGCCATCGTGACGCGCGTGTTTACGCGTCATACGCTATCGTGATACGCAATTCGAAACTTTATCGCGTTTTTTCTCCTAGCCTATCGATTTCTATCATCTTATTGTATACGTCGGTACGATCGGACGAAAAGCATACAAGCAAAGGTAAACgatttttaagaaacaatCGGACAGTGTTGCGGTACGGCGCAAATATAGATCATCGAGAGTTCGATAAGCTGGACGCTGGGTGTTTCGATATCTGTTTGGACGTGCGCCAGAGAGACGTACCGCGCGCAAAACGTGTATCGAAGATCGGCTCGACTCGTTGATTCGTAACCGATGAGGTAACCGAAATAAAGTCGTCCGAGTAACGCCAGAAATTCGGCCGCGCATCTCGGCCACGTAAACAAGCCGGAATTTCCACGCCGGAGCTCCGTCGAGTTCGAACGAAcatagagaaagagacagagagagagagagagaaagagagagagagagagcaacgATGAATGGGATTGGATTAATTGATCGACGTAACGGATCAAAGGTCGTGCCGCAATTGAACTTGAATCCTGGAAACTTTCTCTCGCTCGAAAGTTTCGCGACGAAAGATGAGACGATGTAAACGAAAAGAACGGCGACTAGAGCTCGCACTGATCGTGCTAGTTGCTGTATGATCGATTTTAAAGATGCGCTTGGACGCGAATCAAGTTGCAAGCGGCGAATCGTTCGTTTTTGcgaaacgatcgcgaccgaAGGTGCCAAACTCTCGTTCTCTCGTCGCGACGTCGTACAGATATCGAAACGACGCCCCCGCGCCAACGTTTCCGAACACGACGAGGAACGATGGTTAACGGATTGGCTCATTAGAGCTCGGCATCGATCGCAATTAATCGCGCGACCGATGATCGGACGTCGCACGCGGCGACTGCCAAATCGGGCTCCGTTAATTATCTCGAGCAAGTGATCGATCGCGACGCGTACGCTGCATTAAGGACAGAGATTCGCGTCCAGGGACATTCGAGCTAACTTTAGCCTTAGCCACGGTTTGCTCCTCAAGTCGAACGTTACGTCGACATAACGAGCCGAACGGCCACTAGTTTACCCCGGGTCCGAACGGTTTGCCCACGGAAAATAAAACAGTTCTCTGGCCGCCATCCGGCCGCATGGATAAGCCGATAATCGCGTGATCACCGCCTCCTCGAGTACGTGCCGCTCGGTCAGGGCCCGCGACGCCTTTCAGCCTGCAAAACGGGCTACGCCACCGTTGTGGACCAGTGGGTGCGCGTGGGTGGTGGGTGCCCCCCCTAGGAAGTCGTTTTAActtctcgtctcgtctctttcctctctttcgtCCCCCGGGTGTGTGACGTCAGCCCAGAGGATTACCCGAGTGACACCAAGAGTTCGGTCGAGATCCCGAGGATATCTTATGGATGTAGCACGCACACCACCGAGATTCCCTTCGCCCTCCGAGATCGAGGAATTGCAGTATATGTTTCCGAGAGGACTTCTCTTGTAGATCATCCTGGAGCGGTCCCTTCTATGCTCCCGAAGAGCGACGAGCTCGCAGAAAAGAACGATAGGATGAAGCACCGCCAACTGTATGGGTATTTGACGTGTCGAGTTCGTGACGTAACATAGTCTATCTGTAAAGTGATTCGCgtagaaaaatatcgtttcttcATGATAATACGATAGAAGACCGCTCTTACCGTTTTTCATCGGAAAATCCAAGAACGCTTTTCGAGATGGGCTTAATGATGTCGATACTGATCGGATGCGTCGGCATGTTGGAGCTGCTCGCCTGCCTCCGTCACGTCACCGACGGCGTCGTGATCAGGATCAATCAACCAGCCACACCGTGTCTCTCGTATCACGAGCCGAACGATACTATGAGCACTCATGACTCCATCTGCAGCTTCAGTCACTCGACCGACGTGAATTTGCCTCGTGGCGCCAAGCACAAATTGGAGAATCTCCACGAGTATAGTTTACGAATCAGAACCGAACTACGATCCCTGGACAAGAACTTTGACTACAGCGCGTTGTCGGAATGCAGCACCAGAGATTTCCTGTTACCCTCCAGGGTAAGCCCGGACTCCAGGCTCAGTCCAGATTTCGAGTATCTGGTACAAGCGAGCGATTCTCGAGAGGATCAAGCGGAAGCGGAGAACGATCACAGGGATCTATACGAACGAGATATTTACGAAGATGCGGCTGAAAACTGGCGAATGGAAAGTAGTTCGAGGGACCGACCATTGTCCGTGATAACCGCGGAACCGGAGAAATACGTCAGAATACCGACGCCGATTCCTTTCAACGTGGACGATCCGTTGTCCAGTTCCGGAGCTTCGAGCGACGTGGGTACGTCGTTCGACAACGATTCCGGAAACGAAGCGCCCACAATGAGATCCTTCGAATCGATTCCAATGATCAAACGATACAAGAGTCCTTCGGAAGGCGGATCCTCGATAGACGAGTCCGATTGCAACGAGCGAAGGAAATATCCCAGGAAACCGATCAGAAAGTCTCGCTCCAAGTCTCCCGAACCTTCGAAGAGCTTCGAAAATTTCCGAGAAACCGAAATATCGATTCTTTCCGAGAAGCCGAACGCGGCCGAACATCAAGTTGAATCGGTAAGAATACCGAGTCAGAGGAAGAAGATCAAGTCCTCCGGCACGATCACGAGGAAGCCCACGAGGTTGAAATCGAAGGACGCACAGGTGAGCAGAAGCGCCGAGAATTTAACGCCGAGAAAGTCGAAGAGGCACCGAGATCCAGAGAGACGGAAGTCGGATATCTCCGTTCAGACCATCGACAGCTACCAGAGAGACGAATGGACCAACACGTCGCCCCCAAACAGTCCCACGATGTCCAGGTCGGAGAGTCGGAGGAGCGTGTCCGTCCAGGTGCAGACCAGTTTCGAGGAGGAACTACCGAGCTTGGAAGCTTCGACGGAACTGGAGGGCTCGGTTCTTGGTCTGTCCGAGAGCAGAAGAGATCTCACGTCTCGGGATCATTTTGGCAGAAGGACCTTTAAGAATAGAAGATTCGGATCCGGTTCCAGGGACAAGgccgacgacgtcgacggcgCTCGAGATAACTTCTCGATGACTAATGCAACTTCATCCGTTGAGAGATCCAAGGATGAGGCGCGTCTGCTGAAAATATCCAGCTTCGAAGAGGCGGACGATGAGGATTATCAGAGAATCCGGAACATCCTAACAGACTCCGACTCGAAAGAGTTCaacgagaagaagaggagaaaggGATCTAGGTCCGTGTCCTCGTTCGAAGACGAAGATTATTGGGACGCGGAGGATGTGAGTGCAGCAACTGGACGGATACAGTACTCGATACCGGATCCCGATCGAAACAAAGCTTTCTGGGTAATGACGCTATCAATGAAGCTCCTCCCGTCTCTCTCCGAGTACACTCGTTAGTTACACCCAATTCATTCAACACTCTTTAGACAGTAAAATACAGTTGAAAACGACCATACACACTTTCCCCGCTGTATGTATGATTTTACTCGACTCAATGTCGCTGTCACCCACTCAATTATCGAGAAATTTGAAGAACTTGAGATTTCGGAAAATCCAAAAGATCGATAGAAgcactcatcgtcaaataacAGTCGATGTTAATCctacgaatatttattttcgaagaaattacTAATTGCTGACTGTTAGAAATCTAATATACCAAAAGCtgtaaagaaaaaacagagaaattaatttccaacCCCACTAGGGGGGATTTGAACTCGAGACAATTTGATAGGAGTCGCGTTATCGAATATTCTTCACTAACACTGACCATCTAATCACCGTCATCGTACTTGCTTCGTGTAACACTCGGCAATcgcgatattttttaaactctGCGTATTAACCACGATTACAGTTATAAAATAGATCAACCTGGTCGTTAAATAGTTAAGAAGGTGCGTGTACAAACGAGATCGCGCGAAACAACGACGATATACTCACAAATCACGGTGACTCGTGTTTTCACCGATGGTACCGAATTCTTGCTCGTTATTTGTCAAATAGCCGACCTGGAATAGCGGCGACGAAGTCGTAAAACTAATGGCGAATCGCTTTTGGCCGCGAGACAACGGCGGTGTGCGAAATTACTAGCCGACTGGTATCAGATTTATTCTacgtgaaataaaaaacaaatgcCACCTGGTTCCAACatgaaacgatagaaaatttgccactgacgcgacgcgacgattGCATAATATCCCTCAGCCTCGACTCTGGCCGAGGCCACTGGCGATCTTGGACCCGCTATTGTTATCCCCAAAATCTTGGAATCTTACGTTGTAGAGGGAAAAAAATTGTAAGGAGACGGGGTGAGAAAACGCGATCCCAATTTCGTACGAAATACTCACAGTTCTCTGGCACGTTCATTGGTGCCGTGTGCCTCGCGTGGGGTCTCCCAAAATATCAATCTCGTACTCGCCTGCAAATAATATACCTATACATCGCACTCGTGTTTCGTCGTTTACCTCAGACGCGACACTTTCTCAGGGCTTCCCTTTACCAACGTTTATGGGATTTACGGAGACACTAACTTTTACCTGGTCGTCCTGGAATCCTCCTGGTTGGTGCTTTAACAGAATTAAGATTGAAAATGTACATCATGGAAATGTATTAAACGGACATCAGCGATCTATCGCTGATCGTCGAACGTCTACGATCACCATAGACGTTTTCAAACCGATCGCTGGTACACCAGAAGCTCATCGCCAAAAGAATCCTCGTGATATTCCACTATTTTGGTCGACCCGATTTTTCAGCcgcgttatatttttaatcgtcCCTCTTCCGGACCCCTCGTGGCCGATATTATGTTACCGCCCGCCACGATTCTCAATCCGCGTAGGCGATCACATCCTCCTGTGACGGgcgattttcattttccagCTATTTATAAAACGGCCGGCGTTCCTGAAATATCTGTATGATGGAATGGCGATTTACCGTGAAACCGTGAAATCGAGACCACCGCCTAAATCTACCATGGCCGTGTTCCCGTAATTCTCTCTCATGGTTACGATTTCCAAACCGGACCAGAATACGCGAATCACTGGTCGAGTTTGATAATCACGGCTGAAAGAGGTATCGGTGACTATGAGAATGCGGAACGTGGGTGGGCCACACGAATTGGTGATGTGCGGAACATTCCGATCCAATTACACCGTGgacttcttctttatttttccggCCAGTTCTATTTTTCGCGTAGTTTCATCCCGCGTCAACCAGGAACCACCTGTTTGGCACGTGATCAACTTGTCGATGTTTCAAGAAACGATCGTGAATGATCGATGACGCTTTCGTACCTTTCCTATGAATCTCTATAGATCGCAATAGTTTACAAATGGCTTTATCGATAAGAGTTTTTCCGCGTCGATCCTATCTCTAACCTAGATCGGAAAGTTTTTGGAAAAATCTTTACTCCAATTCCATCGTTCGTGAAGCAACGATCCGATTCGTTGATCGTCGATTACTTAGTTGCGTTTCATCGACGAAATTATCTACCACGCTACCACTGCTCCCAATTCCGAGACTTATCGAACGAATTCGATCGCAAACAGAAAGCaacgtataatttcatttaatttgatCTATCGAATGAGTTAGTATATAGAGCGATACTCAACGATCGTCCTGCTGATTATTCACAAATCGAATCGTCTGTATTTCTCTCGTCTCGTCGAGAGCGGCCAGACAGAGGAGACAACGTTAAAGTGTCCAGAAATATCGCAATCgagaaaagataaataaaaatgaagaaaaagggaaaaatttCAAGGAATCGGACCGGCGTTACGGCGAACCTGTAACCTGTCGCGATCGACCGCTAACGAGTCGAATGGCAACGAGTAAAGAGGGGGACAACGGAgtcaaagagagaaagaggggtGTCGTGGAGAAGTTGCACCCGGCACACTGCATCGAGAATCTCGACGAGGAGGAGGTAACGGAGGAAAAGAAGGAGTAGAAGGTTAGGGAAGATGAAGAGGGAAGAGAAGAGAGCGAAAAGGAGGATGGGGGAAGAGGGTGGCGGACGCGCGCGGCGAGTTTCTGGAGTCGTCGGGACGCCGAAAATAGCGTCCCGATATGATGATGCCCGGAGCGCGACGATCCTAGATTTCAGTCAGTTCGCAAGCTCGAAAGCTGCTGGCTACACACGGAACACTCCGACTACGCTCCggttttacattttcatagAGGCGCCAATCAGCCTTCTTCGTTTCCGAAGCTCCAAGCGTTCGTCTTTCTTTTCGTCTCTTCTCCTGGACTACACGTCCGGTTCCCGGTTCTTCTCCTCGTTTCCTCGTGAGACGACATTCGAGAGTATTCTCGCGACCGAGATTGTTAAACGCGCGAAACAAGCTTCAACGAGTAGCACACGATGGCGGAAGTAGACGGTGTAGTGTTCACGACCACCGAGCGCAAGATTCGCAAAGTGAAGAAGACGACGAAGCGCAGGGAGAGCCACGATCAGAACGCCGAGGTCACGATCACCGAGGTCGACAGCACGCAGAATCACCACGCCATCGAAGAGTATGTGCTGGCTGCAGATCTAACTCGGATCGGCCCGAACACGTTTTCGACGATCCCCTTTTTCTCAGCCACGAGCTTTCCGTTTGCGATCGCAAACCTCGCGAAACGAGATCTTGGCCGTCACCCGTGAACCCGCGCGATTTTCCAAC
Above is a genomic segment from Bombus fervidus isolate BK054 chromosome 4, iyBomFerv1, whole genome shotgun sequence containing:
- the Lmpt gene encoding four and a half LIM domains protein limpet isoform X2, whose amino-acid sequence is MGLMMSILIGCVGMLELLACLRHVTDGVVIRINQPATPCLSYHEPNDTMSTHDSICSFSHSTDVNLPRGAKHKLENLHEYSLRIRTELRSLDKNFDYSALSECSTRDFLLPSRVSPDSRLSPDFEYLVQASDSREDQAEAENDHRDLYERDIYEDAAENWRMESSSRDRPLSVITAEPEKYVRIPTPIPFNVDDPLSSSGASSDVGTSFDNDSGNEAPTMRSFESIPMIKRYKSPSEGGSSIDESDCNERRKYPRKPIRKSRSKSPEPSKSFENFRETEISILSEKPNAAEHQVESVRIPSQRKKIKSSGTITRKPTRLKSKDAQVSRSAENLTPRKSKRHRDPERRKSDISVQTIDSYQRDEWTNTSPPNSPTMSRSESRRSVSVQVQTSFEEELPSLEASTELEGSVLGLSESRRDLTSRDHFGRRTFKNRRFGSGSRDKADDVDGARDNFSMTNATSSVERSKDEARLLKISSFEEADDEDYQRIRNILTDSDSKEFNEKKRRKGSRSVSSFEDEDYWDAEDVSAATGRIQYSIPDPDRNKAFWLIFSGEYTKAMNKDWHSGHFCCWQCDESLTGQRYVLRDEHPYCIKCYESVFANGCEECNKIIGIDSKDLSYKDKHWHEACFLCNRCRVSLVDKQFGSKVDKIYCGNCYDAQFASRCDGCGEIFRAGTKKMEYKTRQWHEKCFCCVVCKNPIGTKSFIPREQEIYCAACYEDKFATRCVKCNKIITSGGVTYKNEPWHRDCFTCSNCNNSLAGQRFTSRDDKPYCADCFGELFAKRCTACSKPITGIGGTRFISFEDRHWHNDCFICAGCKTSLVGRGFITDGEDIICPDCAKMKLM
- the Lmpt gene encoding four and a half LIM domains protein limpet isoform X3: MGLMMSILIGCVGMLELLACLRHVTDGVVIRINQPATPCLSYHEPNDTMSTHDSICSFSHSTDVNLPRGAKHKLENLHEYSLRIRTELRSLDKNFDYSALSECSTRDFLLPSRVSPDSRLSPDFEYLVQASDSREDQAEAENDHRDLYERDIYEDAAENWRMESSSRDRPLSVITAEPEKYVRIPTPIPFNVDDPLSSSGASSDVGTSFDNDSGNEAPTMRSFESIPMIKRYKSPSEGGSSIDESDCNERRKYPRKPIRKSRSKSPEPSKSFENFRETEISILSEKPNAAEHQVESVRIPSQRKKIKSSGTITRKPTRLKSKDAQVSRSAENLTPRKSKRHRDPERRKSDISVQTIDSYQRDEWTNTSPPNSPTMSRSESRRSVSVQVQTSFEEELPSLEASTELEGSVLGLSESRRDLTSRDHFGRRTFKNRRFGSGSRDKADDVDGARDNFSMTNATSSVERSKDEARLLKISSFEEADDEDYQRIRNILTDSDSKEFNEKKRRKGSRSVSSFEDEDYWDAEDLIFSGEYTKAMNKDWHSGHFCCWQCDESLTGQRYVLRDEHPYCIKCYESVFANGCEECNKIIGIDSKDLSYKDKHWHEACFLCNRCRVSLVDKQFGSKVDKIYCGNCYDAQFASRCDGCGEIFRAGTKKMEYKTRQWHEKCFCCVVCKNPIGTKSFIPREQEIYCAACYEDKFATRCVKCNKIITSGGVTYKNEPWHRDCFTCSNCNNSLAGQRFTSRDDKPYCADCFGELFAKRCTACSKPITGIGGTRFISFEDRHWHNDCFICAGCKTSLVGRGFITDGEDIICPDCAKMKLM